From one Pseudactinotalea sp. HY158 genomic stretch:
- a CDS encoding polysaccharide deacetylase family protein has protein sequence MATTRESGAHRHRSGAVLPMILTTVLVLLLAAAVVFLGSQEPLARALAAGRAKELPAGVTITAVPTPGDPDDVANMETNPVGAAGDLEARTGEYPVKPDSLLPVAEEWVAGRIAAFSSGVPGAGAGADDAAHLELGWSPILRAGPYLGVDLTSTVTPEPGETTHQSVYADVTSGGAWSAPGDLFTGTAAERVAALVRTAANQPEFAGRPHPSAAEARALARVAMAAAQLRPEGLVLPLDGDRALLLEAEPAADYLTEAGNSILAAAVAGTGFAGIPAPPPPPGRPAGPDRLTFPVRVDCSSASCVALTFDDGPGPHTGRLLDILAEHDAPATFFLLGEQTRKRPELVRRMAEEGHVVGNHTWGHPDLATLEPREIDRQIATAADEIATAGAPRPVLLRPPYGSLSDSARDRIAAAGDATVLWDVDTLDWKTRDTKKTVAAALTDARRGSIILMHDIHEPTVDAVADIITGLREEGYTLVGVPDLFGGTMNKGGIYRDGR, from the coding sequence ATGGCAACGACACGGGAATCGGGCGCGCACCGGCACCGCTCCGGGGCGGTGCTGCCGATGATCCTCACGACGGTGCTCGTGCTCCTCCTCGCCGCCGCGGTCGTGTTCCTAGGCAGCCAGGAGCCGCTGGCCCGGGCCCTCGCGGCGGGGCGCGCGAAGGAGCTGCCCGCCGGCGTCACGATCACCGCTGTGCCCACGCCGGGCGATCCGGACGACGTGGCGAACATGGAGACCAACCCCGTCGGCGCCGCCGGGGATCTCGAGGCCCGCACGGGGGAGTACCCCGTCAAGCCCGACTCGCTCCTGCCGGTCGCGGAGGAGTGGGTCGCCGGCCGGATCGCGGCGTTCTCCAGCGGTGTGCCCGGTGCGGGCGCGGGTGCGGACGACGCCGCCCACCTCGAGCTCGGCTGGTCGCCGATCCTGCGGGCGGGCCCGTACCTCGGGGTCGACCTGACCTCGACCGTCACGCCGGAGCCGGGGGAGACGACCCACCAGAGCGTCTACGCCGACGTCACCTCCGGCGGCGCCTGGTCGGCACCCGGGGACCTGTTCACCGGCACGGCCGCCGAGCGTGTCGCCGCCCTCGTCCGGACGGCGGCCAACCAGCCGGAGTTCGCCGGTCGGCCGCATCCGTCCGCCGCCGAGGCACGCGCGCTGGCCCGGGTGGCCATGGCCGCGGCGCAGCTGCGGCCGGAGGGACTCGTGCTGCCGCTCGACGGCGACCGCGCCCTGCTCCTCGAGGCCGAGCCGGCCGCCGACTACCTGACCGAGGCGGGGAACTCGATCCTGGCCGCGGCGGTCGCCGGCACCGGATTCGCGGGCATCCCGGCGCCACCGCCACCCCCGGGGAGGCCCGCGGGACCGGACCGGCTCACCTTCCCGGTGCGCGTCGACTGCTCGAGCGCCTCGTGCGTCGCCCTGACGTTCGACGACGGGCCGGGCCCGCACACGGGCCGCCTGCTCGACATCCTCGCCGAGCACGACGCCCCGGCCACCTTCTTCCTGCTCGGCGAGCAGACACGCAAGCGACCCGAACTGGTGAGGCGCATGGCCGAGGAGGGCCACGTCGTCGGTAATCACACCTGGGGACACCCGGACCTGGCGACGCTCGAGCCGCGGGAGATCGACCGGCAGATCGCCACGGCCGCCGACGAGATCGCGACGGCCGGGGCACCCCGGCCGGTGCTGCTGCGCCCGCCGTACGGGAGCCTGTCCGACTCGGCGCGGGACCGGATCGCCGCCGCGGGCGATGCGACCGTGCTGTGGGACGTGGACACCCTCGACTGGAAGACCCGGGACACGAAGAAGACCGTCGCCGCGGCGCTGACGGACGCGCGCCGCGGGAGCATCATTCTCATGCATGACATCCACGAGCCGACCGTAGACGCGGTCGCCGACATCATCACCGGGCTGCGCGAGGAGGGGTACACCCTCGTCGGAGTGCCGGACCTGTTCGGCGGCACGATGAACAAGGGCGGGATCTACCGTGATGGGCGCTGA
- the dusB gene encoding tRNA dihydrouridine synthase DusB, with amino-acid sequence MAGVTNAPFRTLCRRAAAAGLPAGSPAAATDAPVGLFVSEMVTSRALVERTPESMRIISVDPAEAAVTESGHVRSVQLYGVDPATVRAAVELLVSEDRCDHIDLNFGCPVPKVTRNGGGAALPWKQDLFTAIVSGAVAAARPYDVPVTVKMRMGIDPDHLTYRDAGLRVQDAGVAAVALHGRTAAQHYSGTAHWDAIAALKEAVTEIPVLGNGDIWSAEDAMRLVEQTGCDGIVVGRGCQGRPWLFTDLVAAFHSSGERARPGLRAVTEAIRAHAVLMIEHMGQESRALREMRKHMSWYLKGYEVGGQVRRDLGLVDTLAELDERLAALDLDQGYPGEGAEGPRGRAGTPKVPVLPEGWLDSRGIDARLGAKLHQAELSISGG; translated from the coding sequence ATGGCCGGGGTTACGAACGCGCCGTTTCGCACCCTGTGTAGGCGCGCCGCCGCCGCGGGCCTGCCGGCCGGTTCCCCGGCGGCCGCCACGGACGCACCCGTGGGCCTGTTCGTCTCGGAGATGGTCACCTCCCGCGCGCTGGTCGAGCGCACCCCGGAGTCGATGCGGATCATCTCGGTCGATCCGGCGGAGGCGGCCGTGACCGAGTCCGGGCACGTGCGCAGCGTGCAGCTCTACGGAGTGGATCCGGCCACGGTGCGGGCGGCCGTCGAGCTGCTCGTATCCGAGGACCGCTGCGACCACATCGACCTGAACTTCGGGTGTCCCGTGCCGAAGGTCACCCGCAACGGCGGCGGGGCGGCGTTGCCGTGGAAGCAGGACCTGTTCACCGCGATCGTCTCCGGGGCGGTCGCGGCCGCGCGCCCCTACGACGTGCCGGTCACGGTCAAGATGCGCATGGGCATCGACCCCGACCACCTGACCTACCGCGACGCGGGCCTGCGGGTCCAGGACGCGGGCGTCGCCGCCGTGGCGCTGCACGGGCGCACCGCCGCCCAGCACTATTCCGGCACCGCCCACTGGGACGCGATCGCCGCCCTCAAGGAGGCCGTGACCGAGATCCCGGTGCTCGGCAACGGCGACATCTGGTCGGCCGAGGACGCGATGCGGCTCGTGGAGCAGACCGGCTGCGACGGGATCGTCGTGGGCCGGGGCTGCCAGGGCCGGCCGTGGCTGTTCACCGACCTCGTCGCCGCCTTCCACTCGAGCGGCGAGCGGGCCCGGCCCGGCCTGCGGGCCGTGACCGAGGCCATCCGGGCGCACGCGGTGCTCATGATCGAGCACATGGGGCAGGAGTCGCGGGCGCTGCGGGAGATGCGCAAGCACATGTCCTGGTACCTCAAGGGCTACGAGGTGGGCGGGCAGGTGCGCCGCGACCTCGGCCTCGTCGACACCCTCGCGGAGCTCGACGAGCGCCTCGCCGCGCTCGACCTCGACCAGGGATATCCGGGGGAGGGTGCCGAGGGGCCGCGCGGCCGCGCCGGCACACCGAAGGTGCCCGTGCTGCCGGAGGGCTGGCTCGACTCCCGCGGGATCGACGCCCGGCTCGGGGCGAAGCTGCACCAGGCGGAACTGAGCATCTCGGGCGGCTGA
- a CDS encoding YibE/F family protein, translating into MTVDVTPAVPARPGIPGRALAALLLLPLVLATVAGLLALWPGAGALSERHDQVGEFDVGWQTQTLRATLTEDLDPYTGSVPIRLPDGEVVRADAGDLVAMEGLEAGTPVVVMSTMSESWTEGVGDPLVEAHYWIQDVDRSRQLRVLAVVAAAAVLACGLWRGARALLVVAAAGALGWFFLIPNLLSAERPLWALACTVAAIVLAIAVAAYGVGRRAGVTAWALLAGAAVVAVTGWFAVDYAHLSTGITSSSTAFYYYFGGTETPDGLYQPAAVLAGVAALSVIVPEQVRLASRARPGEQLGLLRLVRASAPSLQRALVLAGLLGGGFLVGPALARRLTGVPGGMQFTADLELGLVLVFTAIVGAALATPVTAGVVLGLGRLVRPPADDADDADDDSADSGDSGDADATVTAGPAVPADGLIPVAPVEDRRAAFQRVDSGDPQPTRPTRPAPPQEPRTPAPRSVTPGELRPARREQPEAAYRRPPSHNHLDQLDQPDRSDAAHGPGPHSAE; encoded by the coding sequence CTGCCGCTGGTGCTCGCCACGGTGGCCGGGCTCCTCGCGCTGTGGCCGGGCGCCGGCGCGCTGTCCGAGCGGCACGATCAGGTGGGCGAGTTCGACGTCGGCTGGCAGACGCAGACGCTGCGGGCCACCCTGACCGAGGACCTCGATCCGTACACGGGCTCGGTGCCGATCCGCCTGCCGGACGGCGAGGTCGTGCGTGCCGACGCCGGCGACCTGGTGGCGATGGAGGGCCTCGAGGCCGGCACACCGGTGGTCGTCATGTCCACGATGAGCGAGAGCTGGACCGAGGGGGTCGGGGATCCGCTGGTCGAGGCGCACTACTGGATACAGGACGTCGACCGCTCCCGGCAGCTGCGTGTGCTCGCGGTCGTGGCCGCCGCCGCGGTGCTCGCCTGCGGTCTCTGGCGGGGGGCCCGGGCGCTCCTGGTCGTGGCGGCGGCCGGCGCGCTCGGCTGGTTCTTCCTCATTCCGAACCTGCTCAGCGCCGAGCGGCCGCTGTGGGCCCTCGCCTGCACGGTCGCCGCGATCGTCCTGGCCATCGCCGTGGCCGCGTATGGGGTGGGCCGGCGCGCGGGCGTCACGGCGTGGGCGCTCCTCGCCGGTGCCGCCGTGGTCGCGGTGACCGGCTGGTTCGCGGTCGACTATGCGCACCTGAGCACCGGCATCACGAGTAGCAGCACCGCGTTCTACTACTATTTCGGCGGCACGGAGACTCCCGACGGCCTCTACCAGCCTGCGGCCGTGCTCGCCGGCGTGGCCGCGCTGAGCGTCATCGTGCCCGAGCAGGTGCGCCTGGCCTCCCGTGCCCGCCCCGGCGAGCAGCTCGGGCTGCTGCGCCTCGTGCGGGCCAGTGCGCCGTCGCTGCAGCGGGCGCTCGTCCTCGCCGGGCTCCTCGGCGGAGGCTTCCTCGTCGGCCCGGCGCTGGCCCGCCGACTCACCGGAGTCCCCGGAGGAATGCAGTTCACCGCCGACCTCGAGCTCGGCCTCGTGCTCGTCTTCACCGCGATCGTGGGCGCGGCCCTCGCCACCCCGGTCACGGCCGGAGTCGTCCTCGGGCTCGGGCGCCTCGTCCGCCCGCCGGCCGATGACGCCGATGACGCCGATGACGACAGTGCCGACAGTGGCGACAGTGGCGACGCCGATGCCACCGTGACCGCAGGGCCCGCCGTGCCCGCGGACGGCCTCATTCCGGTCGCGCCGGTCGAGGACCGCCGGGCCGCGTTCCAACGGGTCGACTCGGGCGACCCCCAGCCCACCCGGCCCACCCGGCCCGCGCCGCCGCAGGAGCCGCGGACGCCGGCGCCCCGGTCCGTGACGCCGGGCGAGCTGCGCCCGGCCCGACGCGAGCAACCCGAGGCCGCGTACCGTCGTCCTCCATCCCACAACCACCTGGATCAACTGGATCAACCGGATCGCTCGGACGCTGCGCACGGACCGGGCCCGCATTCGGCCGAGTAG